Proteins encoded within one genomic window of Gloeobacter kilaueensis JS1:
- a CDS encoding ABC transporter ATP-binding protein: MHPLEGHNLSGGYGQAIVIRELDFAVGRGEWLSLVGPNGSGKSTLLKLLSAALPAVGGNVQLEGSNIQTLAGEVLARKIAFVPQRAVVPVGLSVYELVSLGRNPHQPWWQWRSTSDDRRAVEEALERTGLTAMSDRPVESLSGGEQQRAFVALALAQRTEILLLDEPTTHLDLRYQLELLELLQAINRQQQVTIVAVLHELNLAARYSDRLALLHQGRIRAIGSPEQVLTPGLVAEVFGIEVSVIQTAVGPQILPLQPCR, encoded by the coding sequence GTGCATCCTCTCGAAGGCCACAACCTGAGCGGCGGCTACGGCCAGGCGATCGTAATTCGCGAACTGGATTTTGCGGTGGGCAGAGGCGAGTGGCTGAGCCTGGTCGGCCCGAACGGCTCTGGCAAATCCACTTTGCTGAAGTTGTTGAGCGCTGCGCTCCCAGCTGTCGGCGGGAATGTCCAGCTGGAGGGCAGCAATATCCAGACCCTGGCTGGTGAGGTGCTGGCGCGCAAGATCGCTTTTGTTCCCCAGCGGGCGGTTGTGCCTGTCGGTTTGAGCGTCTACGAACTGGTCAGCCTGGGCCGCAATCCGCACCAGCCCTGGTGGCAGTGGCGATCGACGAGCGACGATCGGCGGGCCGTCGAAGAAGCGCTTGAGCGCACGGGACTCACGGCGATGAGCGATCGGCCCGTCGAATCGCTCTCAGGAGGCGAGCAGCAGCGCGCCTTTGTCGCCCTCGCCCTCGCCCAGCGCACCGAGATCTTGCTTTTAGACGAGCCCACGACCCACCTGGATCTGCGCTACCAGCTGGAACTGTTGGAACTGCTCCAGGCGATTAACCGACAACAGCAGGTGACGATCGTCGCGGTTCTGCACGAGTTGAATCTGGCCGCCCGCTACAGCGATCGCCTGGCGCTGCTGCACCAGGGCCGCATCCGCGCCATTGGCAGCCCCGAGCAGGTACTCACCCCAGGGCTGGTGGCCGAAGTCTTCGGCATCGAAGTGAGCGTGATCCAGACGGCAGTGGGACCACAAATTTTGCCGCTGCAGCCCTGCCGCTAA
- a CDS encoding type II toxin-antitoxin system RelE/ParE family toxin: MLGEKFETIARQSNIGRKRSELAAGLRSFPINRYVIFYLPISGGIEVVRILHGARDLEAIFLEES; the protein is encoded by the coding sequence ATGTTGGGTGAAAAATTTGAGACAATTGCTCGGCAATCCAATATCGGACGTAAGCGCAGCGAACTCGCCGCTGGATTGCGCAGCTTTCCGATAAACCGGTACGTCATTTTTTATCTGCCGATTTCCGGCGGGATTGAGGTGGTACGGATACTACACGGCGCACGCGATCTAGAGGCGATTTTTTTGGAGGAAAGCTAA
- the glnA gene encoding type I glutamate--ammonia ligase: MAKTPDDVLKLIKDEDVKIVDLKFIDLPGIWQHCSFAPSQIDADAIIDGIPFDGSSIRGWKTINESDMLMVPDPSTAFIDPFFKEKTLSLTCSIREPRTGEPYSRDPRTIASKALDYLKNTGIADTAYFGPEAEFFILDDARFDQTQSSGYYYIDSVEANWNTGRAEGPNLAYKNRPKEGYFPVAPSDSQQDLRTEMLLTMGELGIPIEKHHHEVAAGGQAELGFRFLPLVEAADALLIYKYVIKNVARKYGKVATFMPKPVFNDNGTGMHTHQSLWKDGKPLFFGDKYANLSETALHYIGGLLKHAPAILAFSNPTTNSYKRLVPGFEAPVNLAYSQGNRSASIRIPISGSNPKAKRLEFRCPDASSNPYLAFSAMLLAGLDGIKNKIDPGEPLDVDIYELSPEELAKVPSTPGSLSEALKALEEDHAFLTEGGVFTEELISTWIEYKLAKEVIPLSLRPHPYEFVLYFDV; encoded by the coding sequence ATGGCGAAGACTCCCGACGATGTCCTCAAGCTCATCAAAGACGAGGACGTCAAGATCGTTGATTTGAAGTTTATTGATTTGCCCGGAATCTGGCAGCATTGCTCGTTTGCTCCCAGCCAGATCGATGCGGACGCGATTATCGACGGCATCCCCTTCGATGGTTCGAGCATTCGCGGCTGGAAGACGATCAACGAGTCGGACATGTTGATGGTGCCCGACCCGAGCACGGCGTTCATCGATCCGTTCTTCAAAGAAAAGACCCTCAGCCTCACCTGCTCGATCCGCGAACCGCGCACCGGTGAGCCCTACAGCCGCGATCCGCGCACGATTGCAAGCAAGGCGCTCGATTATCTTAAAAACACCGGCATCGCCGATACCGCCTACTTTGGGCCGGAGGCGGAATTTTTTATTCTCGACGACGCGCGCTTCGATCAGACCCAAAGTTCGGGCTACTACTACATCGATTCGGTCGAAGCGAACTGGAACACTGGCCGCGCCGAAGGGCCGAACCTCGCCTACAAGAACCGTCCCAAAGAAGGCTACTTCCCGGTCGCACCGAGCGATTCCCAGCAGGATCTGCGCACCGAGATGCTGCTGACGATGGGTGAACTGGGTATCCCGATCGAAAAGCACCACCACGAAGTCGCCGCCGGTGGCCAGGCAGAACTGGGCTTCCGCTTTTTGCCCCTGGTGGAGGCGGCGGACGCGCTTTTGATCTACAAGTACGTCATCAAGAACGTTGCCCGCAAGTACGGCAAGGTGGCGACCTTCATGCCCAAGCCCGTCTTCAACGACAACGGCACCGGTATGCATACCCACCAGTCGCTCTGGAAGGACGGCAAGCCGCTGTTCTTTGGCGACAAGTACGCCAACTTGAGCGAGACGGCTCTGCACTATATCGGCGGTCTGCTCAAGCACGCCCCGGCCATCCTCGCCTTCTCCAACCCGACCACCAACTCCTACAAGCGCCTGGTGCCCGGCTTCGAGGCTCCGGTCAACCTCGCCTACTCCCAGGGCAACCGCTCGGCCTCGATCCGCATTCCGATCAGCGGCTCCAACCCCAAGGCCAAGCGCCTCGAATTTCGCTGTCCGGACGCGAGCAGCAACCCTTACCTGGCTTTCTCGGCGATGCTTCTCGCCGGTCTCGACGGCATCAAAAACAAGATCGATCCGGGCGAGCCGCTCGACGTCGATATCTACGAATTGTCGCCGGAGGAACTGGCAAAGGTGCCTTCCACCCCCGGCTCACTCTCCGAAGCCCTCAAGGCGCTCGAAGAGGACCACGCCTTCCTCACCGAGGGCGGCGTCTTTACTGAGGAATTGATCAGCACCTGGATCGAGTACAAACTCGCCAAGGAAGTAATTCCACTGTCGCTCAGGCCCCATCCCTACGAGTTCGTCCTCTACTTCGACGTTTGA
- a CDS encoding low affinity iron permease family protein, translating into MNETGTTHSLSAKFQQFSAFASQILGTSWSFLIACLLIVVWAISGPFFHFSDTWQLIINTSTTVITFLMVFIIQNTQNRDTRAINLKLNEIIRSIEKAHNELIDIEKADDADLERLSKAYERLNSFIKEPKKNNNIS; encoded by the coding sequence ATGAATGAAACAGGAACTACCCATTCCCTATCTGCTAAATTTCAACAATTTTCTGCCTTCGCCTCCCAAATTTTGGGGACTTCGTGGTCATTTTTGATCGCCTGCCTGCTCATCGTCGTCTGGGCGATTTCTGGTCCGTTCTTTCACTTCAGCGATACCTGGCAGCTCATCATCAATACCAGCACGACGGTGATCACCTTCTTGATGGTGTTTATCATCCAGAACACCCAAAACCGTGACACCCGAGCGATCAACCTCAAACTCAACGAGATCATCCGCTCGATCGAAAAGGCCCACAACGAACTCATCGATATCGAAAAAGCGGACGACGCCGATCTCGAAAGGCTCTCAAAAGCCTACGAGCGCCTGAACAGTTTTATTAAAGAACCAAAAAAGAACAACAATATCTCCTGA
- a CDS encoding type II toxin-antitoxin system ParD family antitoxin, whose translation MTMNVNLTPQLEEMIRQKVASGLYTSASEVVREALRLMDEQDRIRALKLERLRQDIREGLESGPAEPLDLEAIKQESRRRRAARLEEQQRT comes from the coding sequence ATGACAATGAATGTGAATCTGACCCCTCAGCTTGAAGAGATGATCCGCCAGAAAGTAGCTTCTGGTCTTTACACCTCGGCCAGCGAGGTCGTGCGCGAAGCCCTGCGGCTGATGGACGAACAGGATCGGATACGAGCGCTCAAGCTCGAGCGGCTGCGACAGGACATTCGAGAAGGGCTGGAAAGTGGCCCGGCAGAACCACTGGACCTTGAAGCCATCAAACAAGAAAGCCGCCGCCGTAGAGCAGCACGCCTTGAGGAGCAGCAGCGAACCTGA